A genomic segment from Malus domestica chromosome 05, GDT2T_hap1 encodes:
- the LOC108173348 gene encoding uncharacterized mitochondrial protein AtMg00810-like: MDYNETFSPVVKHSTIRLVLSLAVSKKWTRSLYGLKQAPRALFRRFSDYLLQLGFEESLCDYSLFVFNQRGVYLILLIYVDDILLTGNNDKQMQWLIEKLGTLFSMKDLGPLSYFLGVEVTYSGENMHLTQSKYALDLLERTKFTAVKPVSTHVPAGQKLSQYVVEPYSNPEQYRTVIGALQYLTITIPDLSYAVNQVCQFMHMPRTTHWTAVKRILRYLKATHDHGLVYKPGDVRLNAFSDADYAGNPDTRHSTGGFCIYLGTNLISWSSKKQKTVSRSSTEAEYRQLAYTAAELSWLGSLF, from the exons ATGGATTATAATGAAACATTTAGTCCAGTCGTGAAACACAGCACCATTcggcttgttttgagtcttgcaGTGTCGAAAAAGTGGACG AGAAGTTTGTATGGATTAAAACAGGCTCCCAGAGCCTTGTTTCGAAGATTCTCGGATTATCTGCTTCAACTTGGGTTTGAAGAATCATTATGTGATTATTCATTGTTCGTGTTTAATCAACGAGGCGTTTACTTGATcttacttatctatgtggatgacattctTCTTACAGGCAATAATGATAAACAAATGCAATGGTTGATAGAGAAGCTTGGCACTTTGTTTTCTATGAAGGACTTAGGTCCTTTAAGTTATTTTTTGGGTGTCGAGGTTACTTATTCTGGGGAGAATATGCATCTTACACAGTCCAAGTATGCGTTGGATCTGCTGGAGCGCACCAAGTTTACTGCTGTCAAACCAGTATCCACTCATGTACCTGCGGGACAAAAGCTTAGTCAGTATGTTGTTGAACCTTATTCTAATCCCGAACAATATCGAACGGTTATTGGAGCGTTACAATACTTGACAATCACCATACCCGATCTTTCTTATGCTGTGAACCAGGTTTGCCAGTTCATGCATATGCCTCGAACTACACATTGGACGGCGGTTAAGAGGATTTTGCGGTATTTAAAGGCCACACATGATCACGGTCTTGTCTACAAACCTGGTGATGTTCGATTAAATGCTTTCTCTGATGCTGATTATGCGGGAAATCCGGACACACGTCATTCAACTGGTGGCTTCTGTATCTATTTGGGCACGAATTTGATTTCCTGGAGTTCAAAGAAACAGAAGACTGTCTCAAGATCTAGCACAGAGGCTGAGTATAGGCAGCTTGCTTATACTGCCGCTGAGTTGTCATGGTTAGGAAGTTTATTTTGA
- the LOC103427970 gene encoding G-type lectin S-receptor-like serine/threonine-protein kinase At1g67520 isoform X1, with protein sequence MVTSLMIRNSIFFLIFACLWSLHDGKDTMKPGDTLNSSSSLVSASGKFNLSFVVQTMDSNTSYIAILRNNQLPNKAWIGNRNSPIPYPSSPLLTFDLSNTLRITYQGGNPIVIYSPPKNISSTNAFEAILLDSGNFVIREASSVNGSTNGVLWQSFDYPTDTFLPGMKLGVDRRSGKNWSLLSWATSFNPAPGPLTLDWDPNGKQLRIKQGGVVYWTSGVFDGGKFPFIFPEVSEQRYNFSIISNEYEDYLTYSSVGDPSDPEPEWVLYSRGTLFEYGAQVAITNAQYCDGYNAVGGCVRRDRPSNCTGKFGDEFVQKNGYLKIKDSSNTSRATSWHVVSSVDCKVLCWQNCSCLGFDTPADNQSSGPGCRFWSVDCEFVENRTGSGNTSSVFVLSSLTTLANSPPAKKNVNSGRKWLWVVIAIPTALLLTMFCIFGYLLRRRMLSGGDRAGKQNTWLFFDEPHQENMGKHDLSIFTYESILTATSNFSEENKLGEGGFGPVYKGKLETGREIAVKRLSKSSGQGNMGFKNELILIHELQHTNLVQLFGFCSHEDERMLIYEYMPNKSLDYFIFDSIRGRLLDWKKRFGIIEGITQGLLYLHRYSRTRVIHRDLKASNILLDENMNPKIADFGLASIFTHTELEANTSRIVGTLGYMPPETIEGIVSVKTDVYSFGVLILEIISGRKNNRFCNDDGLLNLVGYAWELWKENKELELMDPTLGDSYNGNQLLRCIHVGLLCVDENAADRPTMSDVISMLTNESMELPKPKKPAYYAQGNVDFTGIRETGEQTGSINVLSHSDIGGR encoded by the exons ATGGTGACAAGTTTGATGATCAgaaactcaattttcttcctcatttttGCATGCTTGTGGAGTCTTCATGATGGAAAGGACACGATGAAGCCTGGGGACACTCTCAACTCCTCGAGCTCCTTAGTGTCTGCGTCCGGGAAGTTTAATTTGAGCTTCGTTGTACAAACCATGGATTCGAACACCAGCTATATAGCGATCCTACGCAACAACCAACTCCCAAACAAAGCATGGATTGGGAACAGAAACTCTCCTATTCCGTACCCTTCTTCTCCACTTCTCACCTTTGACTTGAGCAACACTTTGAGAATTACATACCAAGGTGGAAACCCTATTGTGATTTACTCTCCTCCGAAAAATATTAGTAGTACTAATGCTTTTGAGGCTATCCTTTTGGATTCTGGCAATTTTGTGATACGGGAAGCGAGCTCAGTCAACGGATCAACCAACGGAGTTTTGTGGCAGAGTTTTGATTATCCCACAGACACATTTTTACCAGGCATGAAATTGGGGGTTGACCGCAGAAGTGGCAAGAATTGGTCACTTTTATCTTGGGCAACAAGCTTCAACCCTGCACCAGGGCCTTTGACCCTCGATTGGGACCCAAATGGGAAACAATTGAGAATCAAGCAGGGTGGGGTGGTTTATTGGACTAGCGGGGTCTTTGATGGTGGaaaatttccatttatttttccTGAAGTGTCCGAGCAGAGGTACAATTTTAGCATCATTTCGAACGAATATGAAGACTACCTCACTTACAGTTCTGTAGGTGACCCAAGTGATCCAGAGCCGGAATGGGTGCTATATAGCAGGGGGACACTTTTTGAATATGGAGCACAAGTTGCGATCACAAATGCACAGTACTGTGACGGATATAATGCAGTTGGAGGGTGCGTGAGAAGGGACCGGCCAAGCAATTGTACGGGAAAATTTGGTGATGAAtttgtgcaaaagaatggaTACTTGAAGATCAAAGACTCTAGTAATACTTCAAGAGCCACCAGCTGGCACGTTGTGAGTAGTGTTGATTGTAAAGTTCTTTGCTGGCAAAATTGCAGCTGCCTTGGTTTCGACACTCCAGCAGATAATCAGTCTAGTGGTCCTGGATGCCGATTTTGGAGTGTAGATTGTGAGTTCGTTGAAAATCGTACTGGATCAGGTAATACAAgtagtgtttttgttttgtcaaGCCTAACAACGCTTGCAAATTCACCACCTGCTAAGAAAAATG TTAATTCAGGACGTAAGTGGTTATGGGTTGTCATTGCAATCCCTACTGCACTACTATTGACGATGTTTTGCATATTCGGTTATCTACTAAGAAGACGAATGCTTTCAG GTGGGGACAGAGCAGGGAAGCAGAACACATGGCTTTTCTTTGATGAACCTCATCAAGAAAACATGGGAAAACATGATTTAAGCATATTTACGTATGAATCTATTCTGACTGCCACTTCCAACTTCTCGGAGGAAAACAAGCTCGGAGAAGGGGGATTTGGACCTGTTTATAAG GGAAAATTGGAGACGGGACGAGAAATAGCTGTGAAGAGGCTTTCAAAAAGTTCGGGACAAGGAAATATGGGGTTTAAGAATGAATTGATACTCATACATGAACTCCAACACACAAACCTTGTTCAGCTCTTTGGATTTTGCAGTCATGAAGACGAGAGGATGTTGATATACGAATACATGCCAAACAAAAGCTTAGACTACTTTATTTTTG ATTCAATCAGAGGTAGGCTACTCGATTGGAAGAAGCGTTTCGGTATAATAGAAGGAATCACTCAAGGATTGCTTTACTTGCACAGATACTCGAGAACGAGAGTAATTCATAGAGATTTGAAAGCTAGTAATATACTACTCGACGAAAACATGAACCCTAAAATTGCAGATTTTGGCTTGGCAAGTATATTTACCCACACTGAATTGGAAGCAAATACTAGTAGGATTGTCGGGACACT TGGTTATATGCCTCCTGAGACCATTGAAGGAATAGTTTCTGTAAAAACCGATGTCTACAGTTTCGGGGTGTTAATACTGGAAATCATAAGCGGCAGGAAAAACAACCGCTTCTGCAATGATGATGGCTTACTCAATTTAGTAGGATAT GCCTGGGAGTTatggaaagaaaataaagagcTAGAACTAATGGATCCAACTCTAGGCGACTCCTATAACGGGAATCAACTGTTAAGATGCATCCATGTCGGTCTACTGTGCGTGGATGAAAACGCAGCCGATCGACCCACCATGTCGGATGTGATATCGATGTTGACAAACGAAAGCATGGAGTTGCCGAAACCAAAAAAGCCGGCATATTACGCACAAGGAAATGTGGACTTTACTGGTATACGTGAAACGGGAGAGCAAACTGGATCGATAAATGTTTTGTCTCATTCCGACATTGGTGGGCGTTGA
- the LOC103427970 gene encoding G-type lectin S-receptor-like serine/threonine-protein kinase At1g67520 isoform X2 → MVTSLMIRNSIFFLIFACLWSLHDGKDTMKPGDTLNSSSSLVSASGKFNLSFVVQTMDSNTSYIAILRNNQLPNKAWIGNRNSPIPYPSSPLLTFDLSNTLRITYQGGNPIVIYSPPKNISSTNAFEAILLDSGNFVIREASSVNGSTNGVLWQSFDYPTDTFLPGMKLGVDRRSGKNWSLLSWATSFNPAPGPLTLDWDPNGKQLRIKQGGVVYWTSGVFDGGKFPFIFPEVSEQRYNFSIISNEYEDYLTYSSVGDPSDPEPEWVLYSRGTLFEYGAQVAITNAQYCDGYNAVGGCVRRDRPSNCTGKFGDEFVQKNGYLKIKDSSNTSRATSWHVVSSVDCKVLCWQNCSCLGFDTPADNQSSGPGCRFWSVDCEFVENRTGSGNTSSVFVLSSLTTLANSPPAKKNGRKWLWVVIAIPTALLLTMFCIFGYLLRRRMLSGGDRAGKQNTWLFFDEPHQENMGKHDLSIFTYESILTATSNFSEENKLGEGGFGPVYKGKLETGREIAVKRLSKSSGQGNMGFKNELILIHELQHTNLVQLFGFCSHEDERMLIYEYMPNKSLDYFIFDSIRGRLLDWKKRFGIIEGITQGLLYLHRYSRTRVIHRDLKASNILLDENMNPKIADFGLASIFTHTELEANTSRIVGTLGYMPPETIEGIVSVKTDVYSFGVLILEIISGRKNNRFCNDDGLLNLVGYAWELWKENKELELMDPTLGDSYNGNQLLRCIHVGLLCVDENAADRPTMSDVISMLTNESMELPKPKKPAYYAQGNVDFTGIRETGEQTGSINVLSHSDIGGR, encoded by the exons ATGGTGACAAGTTTGATGATCAgaaactcaattttcttcctcatttttGCATGCTTGTGGAGTCTTCATGATGGAAAGGACACGATGAAGCCTGGGGACACTCTCAACTCCTCGAGCTCCTTAGTGTCTGCGTCCGGGAAGTTTAATTTGAGCTTCGTTGTACAAACCATGGATTCGAACACCAGCTATATAGCGATCCTACGCAACAACCAACTCCCAAACAAAGCATGGATTGGGAACAGAAACTCTCCTATTCCGTACCCTTCTTCTCCACTTCTCACCTTTGACTTGAGCAACACTTTGAGAATTACATACCAAGGTGGAAACCCTATTGTGATTTACTCTCCTCCGAAAAATATTAGTAGTACTAATGCTTTTGAGGCTATCCTTTTGGATTCTGGCAATTTTGTGATACGGGAAGCGAGCTCAGTCAACGGATCAACCAACGGAGTTTTGTGGCAGAGTTTTGATTATCCCACAGACACATTTTTACCAGGCATGAAATTGGGGGTTGACCGCAGAAGTGGCAAGAATTGGTCACTTTTATCTTGGGCAACAAGCTTCAACCCTGCACCAGGGCCTTTGACCCTCGATTGGGACCCAAATGGGAAACAATTGAGAATCAAGCAGGGTGGGGTGGTTTATTGGACTAGCGGGGTCTTTGATGGTGGaaaatttccatttatttttccTGAAGTGTCCGAGCAGAGGTACAATTTTAGCATCATTTCGAACGAATATGAAGACTACCTCACTTACAGTTCTGTAGGTGACCCAAGTGATCCAGAGCCGGAATGGGTGCTATATAGCAGGGGGACACTTTTTGAATATGGAGCACAAGTTGCGATCACAAATGCACAGTACTGTGACGGATATAATGCAGTTGGAGGGTGCGTGAGAAGGGACCGGCCAAGCAATTGTACGGGAAAATTTGGTGATGAAtttgtgcaaaagaatggaTACTTGAAGATCAAAGACTCTAGTAATACTTCAAGAGCCACCAGCTGGCACGTTGTGAGTAGTGTTGATTGTAAAGTTCTTTGCTGGCAAAATTGCAGCTGCCTTGGTTTCGACACTCCAGCAGATAATCAGTCTAGTGGTCCTGGATGCCGATTTTGGAGTGTAGATTGTGAGTTCGTTGAAAATCGTACTGGATCAGGTAATACAAgtagtgtttttgttttgtcaaGCCTAACAACGCTTGCAAATTCACCACCTGCTAAGAAAAATG GACGTAAGTGGTTATGGGTTGTCATTGCAATCCCTACTGCACTACTATTGACGATGTTTTGCATATTCGGTTATCTACTAAGAAGACGAATGCTTTCAG GTGGGGACAGAGCAGGGAAGCAGAACACATGGCTTTTCTTTGATGAACCTCATCAAGAAAACATGGGAAAACATGATTTAAGCATATTTACGTATGAATCTATTCTGACTGCCACTTCCAACTTCTCGGAGGAAAACAAGCTCGGAGAAGGGGGATTTGGACCTGTTTATAAG GGAAAATTGGAGACGGGACGAGAAATAGCTGTGAAGAGGCTTTCAAAAAGTTCGGGACAAGGAAATATGGGGTTTAAGAATGAATTGATACTCATACATGAACTCCAACACACAAACCTTGTTCAGCTCTTTGGATTTTGCAGTCATGAAGACGAGAGGATGTTGATATACGAATACATGCCAAACAAAAGCTTAGACTACTTTATTTTTG ATTCAATCAGAGGTAGGCTACTCGATTGGAAGAAGCGTTTCGGTATAATAGAAGGAATCACTCAAGGATTGCTTTACTTGCACAGATACTCGAGAACGAGAGTAATTCATAGAGATTTGAAAGCTAGTAATATACTACTCGACGAAAACATGAACCCTAAAATTGCAGATTTTGGCTTGGCAAGTATATTTACCCACACTGAATTGGAAGCAAATACTAGTAGGATTGTCGGGACACT TGGTTATATGCCTCCTGAGACCATTGAAGGAATAGTTTCTGTAAAAACCGATGTCTACAGTTTCGGGGTGTTAATACTGGAAATCATAAGCGGCAGGAAAAACAACCGCTTCTGCAATGATGATGGCTTACTCAATTTAGTAGGATAT GCCTGGGAGTTatggaaagaaaataaagagcTAGAACTAATGGATCCAACTCTAGGCGACTCCTATAACGGGAATCAACTGTTAAGATGCATCCATGTCGGTCTACTGTGCGTGGATGAAAACGCAGCCGATCGACCCACCATGTCGGATGTGATATCGATGTTGACAAACGAAAGCATGGAGTTGCCGAAACCAAAAAAGCCGGCATATTACGCACAAGGAAATGTGGACTTTACTGGTATACGTGAAACGGGAGAGCAAACTGGATCGATAAATGTTTTGTCTCATTCCGACATTGGTGGGCGTTGA